In Deinococcus psychrotolerans, a genomic segment contains:
- the tsaE gene encoding tRNA (adenosine(37)-N6)-threonylcarbamoyltransferase complex ATPase subunit type 1 TsaE, translating to MLSMQPGDTLLIEDESAQRAFGALLSAQLAPHTVLFLEGELGAGKTTLTQGLIAALGFEGLVSSPTYALMQLYPTPQGAALHVDAYRVQHAQELYEMDLERLSEEARLSIIEWGQLFYGDFPESWLLKLEHDEQGRRITRLR from the coding sequence ATGCTCTCCATGCAGCCGGGCGACACCCTTTTAATAGAAGATGAAAGCGCTCAGCGGGCCTTTGGGGCCTTGCTCTCGGCGCAGCTCGCTCCGCACACCGTCCTGTTTCTGGAGGGCGAACTCGGCGCGGGCAAAACCACCTTGACGCAGGGCCTGATCGCCGCGCTGGGCTTTGAAGGTCTGGTCAGCAGTCCCACCTACGCCCTGATGCAGCTCTACCCCACGCCGCAGGGCGCGGCGCTGCACGTGGACGCTTACCGCGTGCAGCATGCCCAAGAACTCTACGAAATGGACTTGGAGCGCCTCAGTGAAGAAGCCCGCCTGAGCATCATCGAATGGGGCCAACTTTTTTACGGTGACTTTCCGGAGTCCTGGCTGCTGAAACTGGAGCACGACGAACAGGGGCGGCGAATCACCCGGCTGCGCTGA
- a CDS encoding CDP-alcohol phosphatidyltransferase family protein has product MTPGLAQTRKARPADEWAAERIFRPLAQLLVAPAARTKLRPTQVVLFHTGLTLLAAAGLRRGAWLAPALLLQLKTVLDNFDGQLARATDQTTLSGRYLDSEMDVLGNLALLTALHGPLIGPSATLLLSLILSTDYLWERDYRAARGETFRAPAAQQGDNPAVLAALEKFYALYFVPQEQMLSRLFEARLRSVAGPQPTPQDRQAYTPLAALTLSANLGLSSQLLLLGALTLLKRPHWYAPSLAVQAAALLTAQVWRERQVALSRQ; this is encoded by the coding sequence ATGACCCCCGGTCTCGCCCAAACCCGCAAGGCCCGCCCCGCCGACGAGTGGGCTGCCGAGCGAATCTTCCGGCCTCTAGCGCAACTATTGGTGGCTCCCGCCGCCCGCACCAAGTTGAGGCCCACCCAGGTGGTGCTGTTTCACACCGGCCTGACGCTGCTGGCCGCCGCTGGGCTGCGGCGCGGCGCTTGGCTGGCTCCGGCACTGCTGCTGCAACTCAAAACCGTTCTCGACAACTTCGACGGCCAACTTGCCCGCGCCACCGATCAGACCACCCTCAGCGGGCGCTACCTCGACAGCGAAATGGACGTGCTGGGCAATTTGGCGCTGCTCACAGCCCTACACGGCCCCCTGATCGGCCCCAGTGCCACGCTGCTGCTGAGCCTGATTCTCAGCACCGATTACCTGTGGGAGCGCGATTACCGCGCCGCCAGAGGCGAAACTTTCCGCGCCCCAGCGGCGCAGCAAGGCGACAATCCGGCGGTGCTGGCAGCACTGGAAAAATTCTATGCGCTGTACTTCGTACCGCAGGAGCAGATGCTCAGCCGCTTGTTTGAAGCTCGGTTGCGCTCGGTGGCCGGCCCTCAGCCCACCCCGCAAGACCGCCAAGCGTATACGCCGCTCGCTGCCCTGACGCTCAGCGCCAACTTGGGGCTGAGCAGCCAACTGCTGCTGCTGGGCGCATTGACCCTGCTCAAACGCCCGCACTGGTACGCGCCGTCGCTGGCGGTACAGGCCGCCGCGCTGCTGACCGCTCAGGTCTGGCGCGAGCGGCAAGTGGCCCTGAGCCGGCAGTAA
- a CDS encoding SDR family oxidoreductase: MKPYTALVTGGARGIGRGVALALAGAGYHVAVQYRSSAEDAAETAQLCRELGVQADTFQAELTDPDQAAAVVEWAHRRFETPLIQSPLGVLVNVVGNYVHRRWDQTTPDEWNDMLGSNLSATFYTCRVAVPLMRGNQPDASSFGRVVNFGYAGAQNLLARPGVVPYAAAKAGVIALTKAIARTEAQYGISANVVSPGVIETSVSQPLTEIPAGRLGTVDEVARAVMTFVEGSAYLTGQVLEVSGGWNL, encoded by the coding sequence ATGAAGCCCTACACCGCTCTCGTCACCGGGGGAGCGCGGGGCATCGGGCGCGGGGTGGCGCTGGCGCTGGCGGGTGCGGGCTACCACGTGGCCGTGCAGTACCGCTCCAGTGCCGAGGACGCCGCCGAAACGGCCCAGTTGTGCCGTGAGCTGGGTGTTCAAGCTGATACCTTCCAGGCCGAGTTGACCGACCCCGATCAAGCTGCCGCTGTGGTGGAGTGGGCGCACCGCCGCTTTGAAACGCCGCTGATTCAATCGCCGCTGGGCGTGCTGGTCAACGTGGTGGGCAACTATGTTCACCGCCGCTGGGATCAGACCACTCCCGACGAGTGGAACGACATGCTGGGCAGCAACCTCAGCGCCACTTTCTACACCTGCCGGGTGGCCGTGCCGCTGATGCGGGGCAATCAACCGGACGCAAGCAGCTTCGGTCGGGTCGTCAACTTCGGCTATGCGGGCGCACAGAACTTGCTGGCCCGGCCCGGCGTGGTGCCGTACGCGGCGGCCAAAGCGGGCGTCATTGCGCTGACCAAGGCCATTGCCCGCACTGAGGCTCAGTACGGCATCAGCGCCAACGTGGTGTCGCCGGGCGTCATCGAAACCTCAGTCAGCCAGCCGCTCACCGAGATTCCGGCGGGGCGGCTCGGCACGGTGGACGAAGTGGCGCGGGCCGTGATGACCTTCGTGGAAGGCAGCGCTTACCTGACCGGCCAGGTGCTGGAAGTCTCGGGCGGCTGGAACCTCTAG
- a CDS encoding NAD(P)-dependent oxidoreductase: MNITFFGATGRTGSEILRRALQDGHEVRALVRSPEKSTAQAGLTLVQGDVRDAEAVRQTIAGADAVMSALGTDSATTLTEATAAIIQGMKEHGVARIVTIGTAGILESRTEPGKLRYQTSDSRRKQTFAAEEHQKAYEMLRDSPLDWTVICPTYLPDGEAVGGYRTQRDYLPVDGQQISTGDTAAYAYAELLAKEHIGYRVGIAY; encoded by the coding sequence GTGAACATAACGTTTTTTGGAGCGACGGGGCGCACAGGCAGCGAGATTCTTCGCCGCGCCTTGCAAGACGGCCATGAAGTCAGGGCGCTGGTCAGGTCGCCCGAAAAGAGTACGGCGCAAGCAGGCCTGACACTGGTGCAGGGCGATGTGCGAGACGCGGAAGCGGTCAGGCAGACCATCGCCGGAGCGGACGCCGTCATGAGCGCCCTCGGAACAGATTCGGCAACCACGCTGACCGAGGCGACGGCGGCCATCATTCAGGGCATGAAAGAGCACGGCGTAGCGAGAATCGTCACCATCGGAACGGCAGGCATTTTGGAGAGCCGAACCGAGCCGGGCAAGCTGCGCTACCAGACCAGCGATTCGCGCCGCAAGCAGACCTTCGCCGCAGAGGAGCACCAAAAAGCGTACGAGATGCTGCGTGATTCTCCGCTCGACTGGACGGTCATCTGCCCGACGTATTTGCCGGATGGAGAAGCCGTCGGCGGCTACCGGACGCAGCGGGATTACCTTCCAGTGGACGGTCAGCAGATCTCCACCGGCGACACAGCGGCCTACGCCTACGCCGAACTGCTGGCAAAAGAGCACATCGGTTACCGGGTTGGCATCGCTTACTGA
- the dprA gene encoding DNA-processing protein DprA, with the protein MSLMDAAPDLNLPEDTDAELLALLTLRFTPALGPRRIENLRRHFGSAQAVLGASLTQLRAVPGLDTKSLSAIGAAGVGVRAQQELSRAREAGVQVLGRGLEGYPAALEALQDPPAALWVRGADLPQEVVPRAVGIVGTRAASDHALKFTRQLSGDLARAGVNVVSGLARGIDSAAHQAALDAGGVSTALLGCGVDVIYPAENARLAARLTLVSEYPMGTRPATHHFPQRNRLIAALSAGSVVIEGDLKSGAMITATHALECGRSAFAVPGRAGDPLAAGPHRLLREGAVLTENVSDVLHELGWGEAPAPVHLDMSPEQALVYAALPETGAVLLDDVVSRSGLNISEAQLALTMLGLCGLVDERGGRYLRR; encoded by the coding sequence ATGAGCTTGATGGACGCTGCCCCCGACCTGAACCTTCCCGAAGACACAGACGCCGAGTTGCTGGCGCTGCTGACCCTGCGCTTCACACCCGCTCTGGGGCCGCGCCGCATCGAGAACCTGCGGCGGCATTTCGGCTCGGCGCAGGCGGTGCTGGGCGCTTCGCTGACCCAGTTGCGGGCAGTGCCGGGCCTCGATACCAAATCGCTGAGCGCCATTGGTGCGGCGGGGGTGGGCGTCCGGGCGCAGCAAGAACTCAGCCGCGCCCGCGAAGCTGGAGTGCAGGTGCTGGGGCGCGGGCTGGAAGGCTATCCGGCGGCGCTCGAAGCCCTGCAAGACCCGCCCGCTGCGCTGTGGGTACGCGGCGCTGATCTGCCGCAGGAGGTGGTGCCGCGTGCGGTGGGCATCGTCGGTACCCGCGCCGCCAGCGACCACGCCCTCAAATTCACCCGCCAGTTGTCGGGCGACCTCGCCCGCGCCGGAGTCAACGTGGTCAGCGGCCTGGCACGCGGCATCGACAGCGCCGCCCACCAAGCCGCTTTGGACGCGGGCGGCGTCAGCACGGCGCTCTTGGGCTGCGGGGTGGACGTGATTTACCCCGCCGAAAATGCCCGCCTCGCTGCCCGCCTGACTTTGGTCAGCGAGTACCCGATGGGCACGCGGCCTGCCACCCACCATTTTCCGCAGCGAAACCGCTTGATTGCCGCTCTGAGCGCCGGTTCGGTGGTCATCGAGGGCGATTTGAAAAGCGGCGCGATGATTACCGCCACGCACGCGCTCGAATGCGGGCGCAGCGCCTTCGCGGTGCCGGGCCGGGCGGGTGATCCCTTAGCGGCTGGCCCCCACCGCTTGCTGCGCGAGGGCGCGGTGCTGACCGAAAACGTGAGCGACGTGCTGCACGAACTCGGCTGGGGTGAAGCGCCCGCGCCCGTCCACCTAGACATGAGCCCCGAGCAGGCGCTGGTGTACGCCGCCCTGCCCGAAACCGGCGCGGTTTTGCTGGACGACGTGGTGTCGCGCAGCGGGCTGAACATCAGCGAGGCGCAACTGGCCCTGACCATGCTGGGGTTGTGCGGCCTCGTGGACGAACGGGGCGGGCGGTATCTACGCCGCTGA
- a CDS encoding SDR family oxidoreductase, which translates to MAKLSGTTVMLTGAGGALATAIAQELIDAGAELILVGRGEALKRAEDRFPAKKALDLDLTDPDCVDILKKQRADVLIHTIGAFSAQDAHKASEKDYQAMFGANMQSLFHAAQGVLPHMIKQKEGMILGVSAGQAAKMSGPGAALYTASKAAVAAYLLSIHDELKAKGVTTLTLYPMGAIDTSSNRESGLTWEATIDPRALAQTLAHAITRPARAHMTELKVYPEL; encoded by the coding sequence ATGGCTAAGCTCAGCGGAACCACTGTAATGCTCACCGGAGCGGGCGGCGCACTGGCGACTGCTATCGCCCAAGAACTCATCGACGCAGGCGCAGAACTCATTTTGGTGGGGCGCGGTGAAGCGCTTAAACGCGCTGAAGACCGCTTTCCCGCCAAAAAAGCCCTCGACCTCGACTTGACCGATCCCGACTGCGTGGACATTCTCAAAAAGCAGCGGGCCGACGTGCTGATTCACACCATCGGTGCATTTAGCGCACAGGACGCCCACAAAGCCAGCGAAAAAGATTATCAAGCGATGTTCGGAGCCAATATGCAGTCGCTGTTTCACGCGGCTCAGGGCGTCTTGCCGCACATGATCAAGCAAAAAGAAGGCATGATTTTGGGCGTCTCAGCAGGGCAAGCCGCCAAGATGAGCGGCCCCGGCGCGGCGCTCTACACCGCCAGCAAAGCGGCAGTGGCGGCTTACCTGCTCAGCATCCACGACGAACTCAAAGCCAAAGGCGTGACCACCCTGACCCTTTACCCGATGGGCGCAATCGACACCTCCTCCAACCGCGAGTCGGGCCTGACTTGGGAAGCCACCATCGACCCGCGTGCGTTGGCGCAGACCCTCGCCCACGCCATCACCCGCCCGGCGCGGGCGCACATGACCGAACTCAAGGTGTATCCAGAACTCTAA
- a CDS encoding sensor histidine kinase, with the protein MREILRLLFGPPKLPLQSATLWAVCLTLLGAVLLTDLLTPASLVVGTLLTVPVALAALGSSRRPVLILTLLGVLGSLVAAVFNAVADGFSSADLANRTVSLLAILLVGGLTLRSREASERAVQIAEDERQLQRERLLRRLAEDMGGPLGQAEFVERAATAMQRLTGASSVEVGAVEKAILRRPHALAFAPGVEADDHRSHLNSRLPLEYLAQPVGAGDVWAADGGALLLARLRRTEGGDLLLIAQRPQIPLALTAEAVSVLQPLLERTALLDDLRVQRQQVSERGELLRDLVYAFSHDLRTPLLANAVNMKAALRGAYGPLPATYLGTLENGLESNATLLALAEKLLLVTKYESGEADDLMEEVNLRALVQSVLEDLRPRIEERRLVVERDLEAVRLWGRPHDLRRAVQNLLDNAVKFSPLASTLRVSLAQEDSEAMLSVQDEGPGVSASRQPQLFQRFRGGGAGSGTGLGLYLTRRIAEAHGGHVRYTRTSKNRSLFTLTLPVTGEPAPEELGSGGKAYV; encoded by the coding sequence ATGCGAGAAATCCTGCGTCTTCTGTTCGGGCCGCCCAAACTGCCGCTGCAAAGCGCGACGCTGTGGGCGGTGTGCCTCACGCTGCTGGGCGCGGTGCTGCTGACCGACTTGCTGACGCCCGCTTCGCTGGTGGTGGGCACCTTGCTCACGGTGCCGGTGGCGCTGGCCGCGCTGGGCAGTTCGCGCCGCCCGGTGCTGATCTTGACGCTGCTGGGGGTACTGGGTTCACTGGTGGCCGCCGTCTTCAACGCCGTGGCCGACGGCTTCAGCAGCGCCGATCTGGCCAACCGCACCGTCAGCCTGCTGGCCATTTTGTTGGTGGGCGGACTGACTCTGCGCTCCCGCGAGGCTTCCGAACGGGCCGTGCAGATCGCCGAGGATGAGCGCCAGTTGCAGCGCGAACGCTTGCTGCGCCGCCTCGCTGAAGACATGGGCGGCCCGCTGGGTCAGGCCGAGTTCGTGGAGCGGGCCGCCACTGCTATGCAGCGCCTGACCGGGGCCAGCAGCGTCGAGGTGGGCGCGGTCGAAAAGGCCATCTTGCGCCGTCCCCACGCGCTGGCGTTCGCGCCAGGAGTCGAAGCGGACGATCACCGCTCCCACCTGAACAGCCGCCTGCCGCTGGAGTATTTGGCCCAACCGGTGGGCGCGGGCGACGTGTGGGCGGCCGACGGCGGAGCGCTTTTGCTGGCCAGGCTGCGCCGAACTGAGGGCGGCGATTTGCTGCTGATCGCTCAGCGCCCCCAGATTCCGCTGGCCCTGACGGCTGAAGCGGTTTCGGTTCTCCAACCGCTGCTGGAGCGCACTGCTCTGCTCGACGACTTGCGGGTGCAGCGCCAGCAGGTCAGCGAACGCGGCGAACTGCTGCGCGATCTGGTCTACGCCTTTTCGCATGATCTGCGCACTCCCCTGCTCGCCAACGCGGTCAACATGAAAGCTGCCCTGCGCGGCGCGTACGGCCCGCTTCCCGCAACGTATCTGGGCACCCTGGAAAACGGCCTGGAGTCCAACGCCACGCTGCTGGCCCTCGCCGAGAAGCTCCTCTTGGTCACCAAGTACGAAAGCGGCGAGGCCGACGACCTGATGGAAGAAGTCAACTTGCGGGCGCTGGTGCAGAGCGTGCTCGAAGACCTGCGCCCCCGCATCGAGGAGCGCCGCTTGGTTGTGGAGCGCGACCTGGAAGCGGTGCGGCTGTGGGGCCGCCCGCACGATCTGCGCCGCGCCGTCCAGAACCTGCTGGACAATGCGGTCAAGTTCAGCCCACTCGCCAGCACCCTGCGCGTTTCCCTGGCTCAGGAAGACAGCGAGGCAATGTTGAGCGTGCAAGATGAGGGGCCAGGCGTATCGGCGTCCCGTCAGCCGCAACTCTTTCAGCGCTTCCGGGGCGGCGGCGCGGGCAGCGGCACCGGGCTGGGCCTTTACCTGACCCGCCGCATCGCCGAGGCCCACGGCGGCCATGTCCGCTACACCCGCACCAGCAAAAACCGCAGCCTCTTTACCCTGACGCTGCCCGTCACCGGAGAGCCTGCTCCTGAAGAGCTCGGTTCTGGAGGAAAGGCCTATGTCTGA
- a CDS encoding MFS transporter: protein MSATDLSASLNPFAPARRSLSIGLLLGVLLIAFESLAVATALPEVARELHGLKLYGWPLSAFFMGFMVGTVGLGALADRDGPFVPVLIALLLFAAGLGVAGLSPSMAVLIGGRILQGLGGGAIVSVAYLVINTAYPDAMRARMLALLSSAWVLPALLGPALASYVTGRWSWRGVFLGLLPLVILAAGLLLPTLRTLRGAGTPLSRTRLWAVVLAAIGVTLGLAGITELGQGKWLGGLLLLPGLGLALPALGRLFPARMLALGTPLSAGYAVRFLLAFAFFGSESILPLGLAELRGLTLLQAGLFLTGGALIWSATSLIHSRFDERTQGQRRSSVVRLGSLAIGSGLLGLLAALVFPALPIALGVFFWILAAFGMGLAFPAHVLVVMQHAPSGQQGEVSGTLQLADMLGSALGAGLGGALVAALGAAGGVPWQLGLTFGLAFFTAVVAGRLRGQSGAGTATSEGDLAHD from the coding sequence GTGAGCGCCACCGACTTGTCCGCTTCGCTCAATCCGTTTGCTCCGGCGCGTCGCTCGCTGAGTATCGGGCTGCTGCTGGGCGTGCTGCTGATCGCCTTCGAGTCGCTGGCGGTGGCCACCGCACTGCCGGAAGTGGCCCGTGAACTTCATGGCCTCAAGCTCTACGGCTGGCCGCTGAGCGCTTTTTTTATGGGCTTTATGGTCGGCACGGTGGGGCTGGGTGCGCTGGCTGACCGCGACGGGCCGTTCGTGCCGGTGTTGATCGCGCTGCTGCTGTTCGCTGCTGGCCTCGGCGTGGCGGGACTCTCCCCCAGCATGGCGGTGCTAATCGGCGGCCGCATTTTGCAGGGGCTGGGCGGCGGTGCCATCGTGTCGGTGGCGTACTTGGTCATCAACACCGCTTACCCTGACGCTATGCGGGCCAGAATGCTGGCGCTGCTGAGTAGCGCCTGGGTGCTGCCCGCGCTGCTCGGCCCGGCTCTGGCGAGCTACGTGACGGGGCGCTGGTCGTGGCGTGGGGTGTTCTTGGGGTTGCTGCCGCTGGTCATCTTGGCTGCTGGGTTGCTGCTGCCTACCCTCCGCACCTTGAGGGGCGCGGGCACGCCGCTGAGCCGCACTCGCCTGTGGGCAGTGGTGTTGGCCGCGATTGGCGTCACGCTGGGGCTGGCGGGCATCACCGAGTTGGGGCAGGGCAAATGGCTGGGCGGCTTGCTGCTGCTGCCGGGGCTGGGGCTGGCTCTGCCGGCGCTGGGCCGCCTCTTTCCGGCCCGCATGCTGGCTCTCGGTACGCCGCTGAGCGCGGGGTACGCGGTGCGGTTTTTGCTGGCCTTCGCTTTTTTTGGCAGCGAGTCGATTTTGCCGCTGGGCTTGGCGGAGCTTCGCGGCCTGACGCTGCTGCAAGCCGGGCTGTTCTTGACGGGCGGAGCGCTGATCTGGTCGGCCACCAGTTTGATTCATTCGCGCTTTGACGAGCGCACGCAGGGCCAGCGGCGCTCCTCGGTGGTGCGGCTCGGCTCGCTGGCGATCGGCAGCGGCCTGTTGGGCCTACTTGCCGCGCTGGTCTTTCCCGCTTTGCCGATTGCGTTGGGGGTCTTTTTCTGGATTTTGGCGGCGTTTGGCATGGGTCTGGCCTTTCCGGCACATGTTTTGGTGGTCATGCAGCACGCGCCCAGCGGGCAACAAGGCGAAGTCAGCGGCACGCTGCAACTCGCCGACATGCTCGGCAGCGCTCTGGGTGCGGGCCTCGGCGGAGCGCTGGTGGCGGCCCTCGGCGCGGCGGGCGGCGTGCCCTGGCAACTCGGCTTGACCTTCGGACTGGCTTTCTTCACCGCTGTGGTGGCGGGGCGGCTGCGCGGGCAAAGCGGAGCAGGCACAGCAACTTCTGAGGGCGACCTTGCCCATGACTGA
- a CDS encoding roadblock/LC7 domain-containing protein has translation MPNPVFRLTARSLSKVVSGRAAETMLSASLRDLKLSPETVTARDMQRVLSGPLERRLSQALPGTAAFDKLQALSQRLERLDLRASDLFDQGARTVIWDQEDTDTQWSDDERLLGAPAHSPIHSTEEPSYQRPASSSSPGPSSSDLNPPISTSRAPAPPSLTTQSPAQALSFTGQNEEIVNDLSADAPTDPTLHNPPEAAIGDNFSADDFEFSDPDYVHLQAAVKRYELLTAQGQDALLYELARHPGVQTVVLCSTEGQVLSVRAPQGAPQLGSVVAATAMLFRQRELKLLSADLGNATVCMRVVGNYCVALLARGNVNVGRLLTELQQIEVSA, from the coding sequence ATGCCGAATCCTGTCTTCCGACTCACTGCACGCTCACTTTCCAAAGTGGTGTCGGGCCGCGCTGCCGAGACGATGCTGAGCGCTTCGCTGCGTGATCTCAAGCTGTCGCCAGAAACGGTGACGGCAAGGGACATGCAGCGCGTTCTCTCTGGCCCGCTCGAGCGCCGCCTCTCACAGGCCCTTCCCGGCACGGCGGCATTTGATAAATTACAAGCCCTTTCCCAGCGACTTGAGCGCCTCGATTTGAGAGCCTCGGATTTGTTTGACCAGGGTGCCCGTACCGTGATCTGGGATCAGGAAGACACCGATACCCAGTGGAGTGATGATGAGCGTCTGCTCGGTGCTCCCGCCCACAGCCCCATCCACAGCACAGAGGAGCCGAGTTATCAGCGCCCGGCCAGTTCAAGCAGCCCCGGCCCAAGCAGTTCTGACTTAAACCCTCCCATATCCACTTCCCGCGCACCAGCTCCGCCGAGCCTAACCACCCAATCACCGGCCCAAGCGTTATCCTTCACGGGCCAAAATGAGGAGATCGTGAACGATTTGAGCGCCGATGCACCGACTGACCCCACACTCCACAACCCGCCTGAAGCTGCGATTGGTGACAATTTCAGCGCCGATGATTTCGAGTTCAGTGACCCCGATTATGTTCACCTTCAAGCGGCGGTCAAGCGCTACGAACTGCTGACGGCCCAGGGCCAAGACGCGCTGCTCTACGAACTCGCTCGTCACCCCGGGGTGCAGACCGTGGTGCTGTGCAGCACCGAAGGCCAAGTGCTGAGCGTGCGTGCGCCGCAGGGTGCGCCGCAACTCGGCAGCGTGGTGGCCGCCACCGCCATGCTTTTTCGCCAGCGCGAACTCAAGCTGCTCAGCGCCGACTTGGGCAACGCCACCGTGTGTATGCGGGTGGTGGGAAACTACTGCGTGGCTCTTTTGGCACGCGGCAACGTCAACGTCGGGCGGCTGCTCACCGAGCTCCAGCAAATCGAGGTCAGCGCATGA
- a CDS encoding sensor histidine kinase KdpD: MPDAESPSERSPQRLTLPGQSGGSSAPVRGVHKVFIGMAAGVGKTYRALSELRERVAKGEDALIGIVETHGRPETIRAAEGLPLFPRRVILHGGTELSELDVPGLLARRPEVVLVDELAHTNAPGSERQKRWQDVEALLAAGITVLSTVNVQHLESLNDTVARLTGVRVRERIPDAVLSEATELVLVDLTPHDLRARMKAGQVYGPEKVDQALGNFFTSPNLMALREIALRQVASVVEQAAPTGSPGVHEIVVVAIAAEESAGRLIRRGGQLAARLHGALHVVTIRGPRITSDQSRLLDAYRTLTVALGGQFEVLDGESGVAAALIGYVGRSRATQVVMGETSRSRWAELWRGDLIKQVLRSTRDVDVHIISRD, encoded by the coding sequence ATGCCGGACGCCGAGTCCCCTTCTGAGCGCTCCCCACAGCGGCTGACCCTTCCCGGTCAGTCGGGTGGGTCAAGCGCTCCTGTGCGCGGCGTCCACAAAGTCTTTATCGGGATGGCGGCGGGCGTCGGTAAGACTTACCGCGCCCTCAGCGAACTGCGCGAGCGGGTGGCAAAAGGCGAGGACGCCCTGATCGGTATTGTGGAAACCCACGGACGCCCCGAGACCATCCGCGCGGCCGAGGGGCTGCCGCTGTTTCCCCGCCGGGTGATTCTTCACGGCGGCACCGAACTGAGTGAGCTGGACGTGCCGGGTCTGCTGGCCCGCCGCCCCGAAGTGGTGCTGGTCGATGAGCTGGCCCACACCAACGCCCCCGGCAGCGAGCGCCAGAAACGCTGGCAAGACGTCGAAGCGCTGCTAGCGGCGGGCATCACCGTGCTGTCTACCGTCAACGTGCAGCATCTGGAATCGCTCAACGACACCGTGGCCCGGCTGACCGGCGTGCGGGTGCGCGAGCGGATTCCCGACGCTGTGCTGAGTGAAGCCACCGAACTGGTGCTGGTCGATTTGACGCCGCACGATCTCCGCGCCCGGATGAAGGCCGGTCAAGTCTACGGCCCCGAAAAAGTGGATCAAGCGCTGGGCAATTTCTTTACCTCACCCAACTTGATGGCGCTGCGCGAAATCGCTCTGCGGCAAGTGGCGAGCGTGGTGGAGCAGGCCGCCCCGACCGGCAGCCCCGGCGTTCACGAAATCGTCGTCGTCGCCATTGCCGCCGAGGAAAGTGCTGGGCGCTTGATTCGCCGGGGCGGTCAACTGGCCGCTCGGCTACACGGTGCGCTGCATGTGGTCACCATTCGCGGCCCGCGCATCACGTCTGATCAGTCGCGCCTGCTGGATGCCTACCGCACCCTGACCGTGGCGCTGGGCGGCCAATTTGAAGTGCTGGACGGCGAAAGCGGGGTGGCCGCCGCACTGATCGGCTATGTCGGGCGTTCGCGGGCCACCCAAGTGGTCATGGGCGAAACCAGCCGCTCACGCTGGGCCGAACTCTGGCGCGGCGATTTAATCAAACAAGTTCTGCGCAGCACGCGGGACGTGGACGTGCATATCATCAGCCGGGACTGA
- a CDS encoding response regulator transcription factor, producing MSEETIRILLVEDHAFTRDGLRATLNLEADLHVVAEARSGEEALERLASVEVDVAVVDIGLPGIDGIQTAAEIRRGWPEVRIVMLTAHDLRQEVFAALASGAAAYCLKSAKPELLLLAVRAAAAGSAYLDPQVAHHVLGGVRAPGSAPLLTPRELEVLRLIADGLSNKDIAAQLGVSVSTVKLYVQELLIKLQAADRTQAAVKALRQGWL from the coding sequence ATGTCTGAAGAAACGATCCGAATTTTATTGGTCGAAGACCACGCCTTTACCCGCGACGGCCTGCGGGCCACCCTCAATTTGGAAGCCGACTTGCACGTCGTCGCCGAGGCTCGCAGCGGTGAAGAAGCCCTGGAGCGCTTAGCCAGCGTGGAAGTGGACGTGGCGGTGGTGGACATCGGCCTGCCCGGCATAGACGGCATTCAGACCGCCGCCGAGATCCGGCGTGGCTGGCCGGAGGTGCGAATCGTGATGCTGACCGCCCACGACCTGCGCCAAGAAGTCTTTGCGGCGCTGGCATCCGGGGCGGCGGCTTACTGCCTCAAGAGCGCCAAACCCGAACTGTTGCTGCTGGCGGTGCGGGCGGCGGCGGCGGGCAGCGCCTACCTCGATCCGCAGGTGGCCCACCACGTGCTGGGCGGCGTGCGTGCGCCGGGTTCAGCTCCGCTGCTGACCCCCCGCGAGCTGGAGGTGCTGCGCCTGATCGCCGACGGCCTGTCGAACAAAGACATCGCGGCGCAGCTGGGGGTCAGCGTCAGCACCGTCAAGCTGTACGTGCAGGAACTGCTCATCAAGTTGCAGGCCGCCGACCGGACTCAGGCAGCGGTCAAGGCTCTGCGGCAGGGCTGGCTCTAG
- a CDS encoding NUDIX domain-containing protein — protein MNDRPSDSDSAAPPSRPLVCVGALVSGPAGYLIVQTTKWRGSWGVPGGKVEYGETLLAAVEREFVEETGLKITHIRAAQTQEAVRSAEFQKDSHMLLFDFFAQTEDETITPNEEIVQWAWVSLEEALTYPLNSFTRTLVELAIKEGA, from the coding sequence ATGAATGACCGTCCCTCAGATTCTGATTCTGCTGCCCCCCCATCAAGGCCGCTGGTGTGCGTCGGCGCGTTGGTAAGCGGCCCCGCCGGCTACCTGATTGTCCAGACCACCAAATGGCGCGGCAGTTGGGGCGTGCCGGGCGGCAAAGTCGAGTACGGCGAAACGCTGCTGGCCGCCGTTGAGCGCGAATTTGTGGAAGAAACCGGCCTGAAGATCACCCACATCCGAGCGGCCCAGACCCAAGAGGCGGTGCGCTCAGCCGAGTTTCAAAAAGATTCTCACATGCTGCTGTTCGATTTCTTTGCCCAGACCGAAGATGAGACCATCACGCCCAATGAGGAGATCGTCCAGTGGGCCTGGGTCAGTTTGGAAGAAGCGCTGACCTATCCGCTCAACAGCTTCACCCGCACCCTAGTTGAGCTGGCTATCAAGGAAGGCGCATGA